Within the Deinococcus cellulosilyticus NBRC 106333 = KACC 11606 genome, the region TTGGACACCTGCAGGTTGCTGATGTTGACGTTGACCCCGTAATCCAGGGTGCGTTCAATCTTCTGGGTGCCGTCGCCAACGATGCTGACAATCAGGGTTCCCCCAGACTTCATGGCAGCAGGTTCAGCCTGACCACTTTGCAAGGTCAGGCTGCCATCGTCCACACGCTTCAGCAAGCCCTGTTTCTCCATGGCGTCGAGGGTGGCACCAAGGTTGAAGCCCACCAGGCTGCTGGCGGCGTTGAACACGGACTTCACGCCACCGCTGCCGAAGGTAAGGGTGGAGAAGTTGCCGAAGGGAGCATTCCAGTTCAGACCCAGGCTGTTGGCAGCAGAGCGGGTGATTTCCTGGATGCGCACCTGCACATTGACCTGAGGCACGCGCTTGTCGAGGGCAGCAATGGCTTCAGATATCTGGTTCAGTTGGGTCTGGGTGCCGCGCACAATCAGCGAGTTGGTGCGAACATCAGCGATGATTTCAGGAGCCTGGGTGCTGACATCCTGAGGGGTGGTGCTGGTGCTGGGGTTGGGGTTGGTCACCAGGGTGATGCTGGTGCCACCAGAGGTGTTGTCGCCAGACGCACCTGTACCTGTGGAACTGGTGCCACTGTTGCTTCCTGTTGCGAAGGTCTGGGTGAGAACAGCCCTCAGGTCATCTGCCTTGGCATTGGACAGGCGGAAGATCTGCTGAATGCGCACCACAGGAGCAGGTTGCTCGGGTGCAATGTCCACACTGGACAGCAGACCTGTGATCTCTTCTTGCTGCTTGGCGGTGGCGGTGATGGAGAGGGTACGGGTGCTTCCCACACGGTTGATCACTGCACCAGGCACTTCTGACTTCAGGAAGGTGATGACTTCCACTGGATCAAGGTTGGTGGTGTAGAAGCGGCGCACGGTGGGCTCAGGTGGGGTCTGGTTGGTGGGTTCGACCACAGCTGGTGGAGCTGGAGCGGGATCAACCGTGGCCAGCAGGTTGGCAATTTCTTTTTGCTGGGCCGCTGTGGCATTGATGGAAAGGGTGCGGGTTTGACCCACACGGTTCACCACTGCAGTGGGCACTTCAGCTTTCAGGAAAGCAATGACATCCTCTGGTGCCATGTTCGCAGTGTAAAAGGTGCGAACAGTGGGTTCTGGGGCCGGAGGCACAGGCTGGACCTGGGCTGCTGGGGTGGGATCAACCGTGGTCAGCAGGGCTGCAATCTCATCTTGCTGCTTGGCGGTGGCGGTGATGGAAAGGGTGCGGGTTTGACCCACACGGTTGATCACCGCGCCAGGCACTTCTGCTTTCAGGAAAGCAGCAATCTCATCTGCTGGGAGGTTGGTGGCATAAAAGCGCCGCACTGTGGGCTCAGCAACAGGCTGGGTGGTTGTTGGCGTGTCTGTGGTGGCAGGAGGAACGTCAACCACCTGCAGCAGGTTGGCCACTTCCTGCTGTTGACTTGCCGTGCCAGAAATGGCAATCAGATTGCTGTTCCCAAAACGGGTCACGGTCACATTTTTTGCTTCAGCCTGCAGGAAAGCCAGCACTGCCGCTGGATCGGATTTGATGGTGTAAAACTGGCGCACCACAGGATCAGGCGCGGGAGCCGTAACCACAGGAGGCTCAACCACGGGGGCAGGGCGGAATTTGTCCACCACAGCTTTGGTTCCAACCACCACAATGTCATTGCCAATGATCTCATAATCCAGGTCATTCAGCTTGATGAGCAGATCCCAGACTTCCCGGAAGGGCTTGTTGGCAATGTTGTAGCTGATGGTTTTGTCTGCCGGAACACCATCTGTGACCACCGTCAGGCCCACAGAGTTGCCCAGAGCCTGCAACAGTGCAACCAGATTGTTGATCCCTGTTCCTGTTTGCACGGTCACGGGAGCATCAAAGCGCGTTTCAGTGGGTAGTACAGGGGCCGCAAAGGCCACACCTGCCAGCAGACTTAAAACCAGGAGATTACGTTTTAACATCACTCACCGCCTATCCAGATTCAGCTCAAGGGTTTCTTCTCCGAGCTGCAATGTGACTTGTTGTTGAGAAATCGACTTCACCACGATGTCCGTGCCTGCCAGTTTCTGTCCTGCTGCTGCCATCAGGTAACCGTTCTTGCTGTTGAAAACGGCAGTGCTGTTGGGACCGATCACCACAGAACTGAAGGCCAGTTGCAGTTCCTCTGAAACATTGAGCAATTCGCTGCGTGGAGCAGGCGGCTCGGTTCCTTGTGGGTTGCTGGCTTTGGGCTGGGGAAGAACCAGTGAAGAAATCAGGATGGGTGTGGGCGCAGAAATCACCGTGGTCTGCTGCTCAGGCACCGAGAAGGTGTTGCTGCTGGTGCCAGGCTGGACCACGCTGGGAGAAGGCAAGGCAGGTGCCTTGGGTGGTTTGGTGGTTGATGTTGGGTTGTTTCCTGTGCCAGGGAAGGTGTTGTTTCCGAGGTCAGAGGGCAAGACTTTGGGAGGGATGGTCTCGGTGTTGCCCGTGGAAGACCGAACAGGGGGAAGTGGGGTGGTGTTGTCCACCACCACTGGACCATTCCCAATATTGATGGGTGGGTTGGGATTGGTGGGTGGAACATACGTGGGAGGTTCCACAGTTTCCTGGGGGACTGTGGTGGTGGTGTCGATGGTGGCCGGTCCCTGGGTGACGGGCACATTCACCTGAATGAACGGGTTCGATGTGCGATTGGCAGGACCCTGTGAAGCAATGGCTCCGGTTTCAATGTCGACATTGACCTGACGGTTGCTGGTGGTCAGGAAAGGCAATTCTTTCACCACCAGAGGTTTGCCTGTCTGGACGGGGCCACCATTGTTGGTGATGGGTGGTGGTGGTGGTGGTTCATCAGGTGCAGGCCGGGTCAGGTACCAGGCACCGCCTCCTGCAACGGCCAGCAAGCCCACGATGACCCACAACAGGGGCCCAGAAGACGTTGATTTCTTGGCGGGTCCGGTCATGATGCGTTTCCTCCCTGAGGTGCGGCGTTTCCATCGGCTGGAGGAGGAGTGTTCTGCTGAAGGGCTTTGTTGACATCAAAGGTGTAGACGGTGATCACCAGTGTGGCATCGATGGAGGGATTGCTGTTGGTGGTGGTGGAAGGCTGGTCAACACTCAGGTTGATGCTGTTGATGGTGGAGAAGCGCTGCAGGCTCTGGATGGCAGACACCACAGACAGCAGGCCCGGGAAGGTGGTGTCCAGGGTCATGGTGACATTCATGGGAACGACACCATTGGGGAGATTGCCCTGGGTGCCCTGAACAGGAGAAATGCGGGTCAGGGTGCTGCCTGAATCCACGACAATTTGACGCAGGTCTTGCAAGAAATTGCCGAATTGCAGGGTCTCAGGGAGTTGCTGCAAGAAAGCCTGTTTTTCTTCTTCAAGCTGGGCCACTTCCAGCCTCAACTGGGGCAGTCGGGCTGCTGCAGCTCTTGCCCGATCCAGCTGGGTTTGCAGGCTGTCTTTTTCCAGCTGTTTGCTGGCGATCTCATCCCCCTTGGGTTGATACATCATGAAATACCAGAGCAAGATCACCAGCAGTGTTGCTGCAAAGGAAATCAATGCGATATCACGCTGTTTGAGTTTCATGGATTGGTCCCCTGGGTGGTGGCAGGTGTCTCTGTTCCGGCAGCGGGCTCTGCGGGGTTTTCCGTGGTGCTGGCCTTGATCAGGTTGACGTTGACCGTGAAGTTGTAGTTCGAGGTGTCCTGCTGTTTGCTGGCATCCTGGAATTGAATGGCAAAGTCCTGGCTGTCCTCGAAGGCTTTCACGAAGTCAATGAGTGCCTGATTGCTCTTGGCTGTCCCCTGAATGGTCATGACCTTGCTGGCCGGGCGACCATCTCCGACAGGACCCTCAGCTGTAGGCATGCTCACACCCAGCGTATTCAGAGAAATGGTGGGATTGCTGGAACCTGTTGGAATCTGGCTCACGAACCGTTCAATGTCTCCCCGCCAGTCGCTGGACAGGCTCAGCAGGCTGGACTTGATCTGGGTGTACACATTCAGCTCTGCTTTTTTGCGGTCCAGAGCATCCTGCTCGGCGATGTCGGCTTTGCGGGCTTCCAGATCGGCCTGCATGACCTGAACTTCTTCTGAAAGGCGATTGTACTCATTGACGCGCAGGATGTGCATGGTGGCCACCACGCCCAGTGCCAGCACAGGAACCACAACGGCAGCCACAGTCCAGAGGTTGGTTTCTCTGTGGACCACCAGTTCCTTTGGAAGCAGGTTGATCTTAATCAATGCCCTTCACCCCTCGAACCGCCAGGCCCAGTGCAACAGCGAATTCGGGACCGAACTCTTTCAGGTAGGCGGGATCAATTTTGGCGATTTTGGTGTTGGTGACCATCCAGGGATTGCCCACTTCCACATACAGACCCAGGGTATCGCTGATGGCCTGGGACAGACCCACCAGTTTTGCGCCACCTCCAGAGAGGCACACCCGGTCAATCACGATGTCCCCGGCTTGCACCCGGTAAAACTCCAGGCTGCGCCGGATTTCGGTCAGCAGGTCTGCCAGAACAGGTCGAATGGCATCATAGACCTTGGCACTGGAGTACGTGTCACTGCTGGTGTCGATGTCCAGCAGATCTTCGTTGTCTTCTGTGGGAAGTGTGGCTGCCCCGTATTGCAGTTTGACGTTCTCTGCAGAGTAAAAATCCAGCTGGAACGCCTTCTGAACTGCGGTCGTGAAGTCATCCGCTGCGATGGAGATGTTGCGGGTCATCAGAAGTCGGTCACCACGCACCAGTGCGATCACGGTGCTTGATGCCCCGATGTCGAGCATCACAGCAACTTCGCCCTGCTCGGAGTAGGTGCCTCCGGTCAGGGTGCTCTTGCTGAGGTGGCTGCCCATCAGGCTGCCCCTGAGGGCCCTGAGGGCGGCGAAGGGTTTCACATCGATGGCCACTGGCTCCAGACCAGCGAGTTTCAGCACTTCGACATAACGGTAGATGATGTCCTTGGGCGCAGCTGCAATCACAATCTCCATCTGGCCGGTGTCGTTCTGGACATCTTTGGGGTTGTCCAGCAGGTCGTAATCGAGCACGACATCGTCAACGGCGTAGGGGAGATAACGTTCAGCTTCCCATTTGATGGATTCATCGAGTTCCCGGCGGTCCATGACTGGCACAAAGATGTTGCGGGTGACGGCGGCCTGGTTGGGGATGGTGGTGATCACCTGCCTGGTCTTGATCTCGTGTTCACGAGTCAAGCGGCGGATTTCTTCTGCGAGAGCTTTGGGCTCGAAAACCTGACCATCTTGCATCGTCCCACTGGGGGTCGGGGTGCTGACTGCCTTGAGCAGGTCAGGCGGAGACCCTGGGTTCAGCTCGACGATTTTGATGGCGCTGGCACCGATCTCGAGTCCAATCGCATTCTTCCGCGACCACAGCTGATTGAGGAAATTTTGCACACTACCTCCGGGGATTTCTTTAACTTGATCTTAACACACTGTTACAAATTATGGAGTTTTTCACACCATTTCGGCAAGTTCTCACATCCGAGTCTTAAGATTATGACACACGTTCGAATAAAAATTCGTACAGACAGGACTTGAAAAATGCGTTCCAGGCGTAACCCCAGGTGTATCCCAGCTGGGCTTTTTCAGGTGAATTGTGCCAGGCTCCTGCCAGAAAATACACCTCTGCGTTCGTTACAATTTGGGTGTCGAGCGAGGAGAAACCCAGTGCTGCATTCAAATAACCCCGCAAGCGTGAGGCTGTGAAAAGCAGGTTCTGGTCGGGCTTTAACAGCAGGGTCCGTGCCTGGGCCTCATTCTGTGGAAAACGAAATCGGGACACTTTGAAAGCCCTGAACCTTTCCTCCTGAAGGAGGCTGTCCTCCCAGGACATCTGGGCAATGCCAACGGTTTTGGAGAGGTTTCCAGTGACCCCACTGCTGCCGTAAAGCTGGGCATTGCGCAGGGCAATCACATCTGTGAAATCCCGCAATTTTCCTGCCAGTCCATAAGCACTGTCTGTTCCAGAAAGTTCATTGTCCACCAATCCTGCAAGGGCAGCAGGAGGAAAGTGAAAAGATCTGGCTGCCCTCACAATACTCACCCTGTACCTTAATATTTGCTCTGTTGCCAGCCTGAGGGGAGCCTGTTCTTCCAGGAAAGTGTACAGGTCCTGATGGGTGTGAAATCCCCGGTTTTGAACGGCATGCAGAAAGTTCAGCCAGTTCATTGCCTGTTCCAGCGCCACTTCTGGACTGTTGAAGACACTGCGCCGACCTGCGGTGACATCCTGATTGCCAATTTCTCTTGACAGCAACTTCACAAGGGCTGAAGTTTTGGCTTTGCCGAGTGTGCGTCTGGCCACCAGAAACAGTTGCCAGTGGGACTCCAGCAGTTTGATTTTGCGTTCACCGGTGATCTGCAGTTGGTTCAGGTTGGCCTCGAAAAGCTGTAAATCGACCACATGGGCTTGCAGAACATCGGGTCTCGGGCGTCCTGCAGGTGCTTCTGGAAGGCCAGAAACCCTGGCTGGGGTCTGGTCCAGAGCTTCCTGTTTGAGGTTTTCAAAGTAACGGGAAACCCACCAGGTCACACTGGGACTGAAGCTGAGCATCACCACCAGAGTCAGGGTGGTGATGTAATACCGTCGCCGCAGTTTTCCAGTGCCAGAAGTGGACATGAGGAACCATCAGGCATAATACCGGGTTTTGCGGGGTGAAGTTCCCTGTTTTCTGAGGCTACCCTTTTTGACCAGATGCCTGAGCAGGCGAGAGGTTTGCTGGACATCCAGTCCCAGCATCTCCCGGAGTTCTGCATTGGCTGTTCCAGCAGGCTGGGACGCCTGTTGCACGACCAACAGTTCAAGTTCTGGATTGTTGATGTAGCCCCGCACCACAGAGACTGTAGATGGCTTTGGAGGTCTGGAAGAGGAAGCCCCCTGCTGTTGGGGTGGATCTGCTGGCCTTGAGCCACCCAGGAGGCTTCTGGAGGCTCTGGCGAGCTCATACAGACTCGCTTTGCCTCTTCCTGTGCGAACGATCAGGTCTTTTTCCTCCATCAGATGCAGGAGGCGCACGATGCGGTCTTCGGGGAGCTGCAGCGCAAGGGCCAGATCTGTGCGGTTTCCCTCACCCATGCGGTTCAGGTAGCTCAACACGATCAGCATGTCCAGGCTGAAAGTCTGCATCTCTTCCTGTTTTCGGGCCACAAATTTCACAAACTCGGCATCAAACCCAGGATTGTGGATGCTCAGGGTCACCGCATCTTTATAACTTGTGAATTCAGGGGGTTCTTTGCCATGCCTGAGCAACAACTGGTACATCTTGTCCACCCCCACCCCGGCACGCTCAACATAACCCAGTTTGGCAAGGGCCTCTGCAAGGATGGGATTTCGACGCTTTGGCTGGTGGCGCAGGATGTTCTCAGCAGTGATGCCTCCAGGCAGTCCGCCGGGATTGGAGATTTCCAGACGGTCTGGGTAGTGGTGGATGTGCACGGTGTCCCTGAGCTGGTAATCCCGGTGCATCAGGGCATTGAGGATCGCCTCGCGGTACACCACTTCGTCAAAGTCCCACACCTCAATGCGGAAAAGCCCCACCTGCAGAGGAGAAAAGCTGTTACGCAGCTGGATGAGGTCCCTCAGGCGCTCCACCATTGCAGGGAGGGGTTGCAGCAGGTCTTCACGGAAGGAAAACTCGACATCCCCTCTGGCATGGTGGTAATAACTGATTTCTGCCTGGGGAATGTGCCTTCTCAGGGCCTGGGGGGTTCCGGCCATCAGGATGCCTGCCAGGTTGGGTTTGAGGGTGCCCTCCACGTCCACCAGCAGGTTCAATTCCCGCAGGAAATCCATGTCTGCAAGCTGACCCAGACCAGAAGCGCGTCCCTGCAGACCCCGCCTCAGGCGGCCCACTTCCAGAGGATCGATGTCAGAGAGGCTGCTCATGGGTGGAACCGTGGCTGTGAAATCAGGTTGCGCCTGAGGGCTGCGGTCCCACAGGCCCTCAATGGGGGAGAGCTTCAGGCCATCCCAGGCCAGCACCTCTCCATCTCTGGAGGCCAGCAGGTAAGGGGCCTGAGGAACATAAACCACCATCACCGAGGCCCCAAAAGCCTGCTGGTGGTGAGCATTGACGCTGAGTTTCCCACTGGACAGTTCAAAAATCGCATGGGTGATCTGCAGGGGGTGGATGTCGGAGGCGTCCTCCAGTTGGCCTCCTGCTGCCCCCACAATCAGCAGGCCCCCCCGGGCATTGGCCAGACCAATGGCGTAACGGGCCAGGGTCTCGGGACCCACCTGTGTGCTGAGCAGGATGCGTTCGGGGGTGGCTCCCTCACGGATCAGTCTCTCCAGATTGTCGATCAACGTTTATCACCTGTGTGCGGCATGGGCGTCTCTTCTCACCTGCTGGTGTGATGGGGTGAGAAGCAAGAAGGAAAACAGAAGGGCCATTTGAGAGGTCCCCACATGGGCAGACCGATAAGGGCTCAGTTTATCGGGATTTTCAGCGATCCACAAGAGACCTTTGCAAGCAGGTGGGGTGAGAGCAAAGGCGCTGTTGGGTCGGTGTCACTCCAGAAAGCGGTCAGCCATCAGCTGTGAGCTCAAAAGCATCAGGATGCTTTGACCTCAGCCAGACACAATAAAGTCTTGCCCCCAGCACAGTTCAGCCCTTTCTGTGCCCTGCTGCGAAAGCATCAAAAAATCTTTTGCTGATGGCTGAACACTGACGGCTGGTCGCTCTACACCAGGTGCTGTGTCCACCACATCCGCACTGCGATCACAGGATCAACCCAGACCAGAGCCACCCTGGAACCCACCCCAAAAAGCACTGCATTCTGTTGAAAATCCCTGCCCAGTTGAACTGCCTCGGCCAGAGAAATGCCCCGGATGAAACAACCTGGCTCCTCCCATTCACCTTCGCCAGCCACATAGTGGTCCACCGGATGCCCGAGTTGCCGCACGGCGACTTCCAGGGCTGCGTGCCGCTCCTGGTTTTCTTCTGGGGTCAGCTGTCTGCTTTCGGGGTTGAAGGCGGTCACCATCGCCCAGCGTTCAGGAAAAACCACAGACAACTCTGAGCGTGATTCACCCAGATGCAACCGTGTGCTGTTGTAGGTGTAGGGACTATTCAGATACGCCTGAATCAGTGTTTTCTCCATCTTCCTCCTCACTGGTGTCCACGCTGACCTTCATGACCTCGCGCAGCACACTGGTGGCAAAAGCCCCCTTGGGCAGGAAGAACCTCAGCCAGTATCCATCTTCGGTGGGTTCGAAGGAGATGTCTGTAAACAGTCTTGTGATCCGGCGGTCTCCGAGTCTGGAGCGGAAGTCGTCCATGCTGAGTTCAAGTTCGGCAAGCACTTCCTGTTCCAGCAACCCAGCATCCAGCGTCAGAGGTTTGATTTTGCGGCCCAGCAGGGTTCCGGT harbors:
- the pilM gene encoding type IV pilus assembly protein PilM, with amino-acid sequence MQNFLNQLWSRKNAIGLEIGASAIKIVELNPGSPPDLLKAVSTPTPSGTMQDGQVFEPKALAEEIRRLTREHEIKTRQVITTIPNQAAVTRNIFVPVMDRRELDESIKWEAERYLPYAVDDVVLDYDLLDNPKDVQNDTGQMEIVIAAAPKDIIYRYVEVLKLAGLEPVAIDVKPFAALRALRGSLMGSHLSKSTLTGGTYSEQGEVAVMLDIGASSTVIALVRGDRLLMTRNISIAADDFTTAVQKAFQLDFYSAENVKLQYGAATLPTEDNEDLLDIDTSSDTYSSAKVYDAIRPVLADLLTEIRRSLEFYRVQAGDIVIDRVCLSGGGAKLVGLSQAISDTLGLYVEVGNPWMVTNTKIAKIDPAYLKEFGPEFAVALGLAVRGVKGID
- a CDS encoding DUF3293 domain-containing protein, whose protein sequence is MEKTLIQAYLNSPYTYNSTRLHLGESRSELSVVFPERWAMVTAFNPESRQLTPEENQERHAALEVAVRQLGHPVDHYVAGEGEWEEPGCFIRGISLAEAVQLGRDFQQNAVLFGVGSRVALVWVDPVIAVRMWWTQHLV
- a CDS encoding ATP-binding protein; this translates as MIDNLERLIREGATPERILLSTQVGPETLARYAIGLANARGGLLIVGAAGGQLEDASDIHPLQITHAIFELSSGKLSVNAHHQQAFGASVMVVYVPQAPYLLASRDGEVLAWDGLKLSPIEGLWDRSPQAQPDFTATVPPMSSLSDIDPLEVGRLRRGLQGRASGLGQLADMDFLRELNLLVDVEGTLKPNLAGILMAGTPQALRRHIPQAEISYYHHARGDVEFSFREDLLQPLPAMVERLRDLIQLRNSFSPLQVGLFRIEVWDFDEVVYREAILNALMHRDYQLRDTVHIHHYPDRLEISNPGGLPGGITAENILRHQPKRRNPILAEALAKLGYVERAGVGVDKMYQLLLRHGKEPPEFTSYKDAVTLSIHNPGFDAEFVKFVARKQEEMQTFSLDMLIVLSYLNRMGEGNRTDLALALQLPEDRIVRLLHLMEEKDLIVRTGRGKASLYELARASRSLLGGSRPADPPQQQGASSSRPPKPSTVSVVRGYINNPELELLVVQQASQPAGTANAELREMLGLDVQQTSRLLRHLVKKGSLRKQGTSPRKTRYYA
- a CDS encoding secretin N-terminal domain-containing protein; protein product: MLKRNLLVLSLLAGVAFAAPVLPTETRFDAPVTVQTGTGINNLVALLQALGNSVGLTVVTDGVPADKTISYNIANKPFREVWDLLIKLNDLDYEIIGNDIVVVGTKAVVDKFRPAPVVEPPVVTAPAPDPVVRQFYTIKSDPAAVLAFLQAEAKNVTVTRFGNSNLIAISGTASQQQEVANLLQVVDVPPATTDTPTTTQPVAEPTVRRFYATNLPADEIAAFLKAEVPGAVINRVGQTRTLSITATAKQQDEIAALLTTVDPTPAAQVQPVPPAPEPTVRTFYTANMAPEDVIAFLKAEVPTAVVNRVGQTRTLSINATAAQQKEIANLLATVDPAPAPPAVVEPTNQTPPEPTVRRFYTTNLDPVEVITFLKSEVPGAVINRVGSTRTLSITATAKQQEEITGLLSSVDIAPEQPAPVVRIQQIFRLSNAKADDLRAVLTQTFATGSNSGTSSTGTGASGDNTSGGTSITLVTNPNPSTSTTPQDVSTQAPEIIADVRTNSLIVRGTQTQLNQISEAIAALDKRVPQVNVQVRIQEITRSAANSLGLNWNAPFGNFSTLTFGSGGVKSVFNAASSLVGFNLGATLDAMEKQGLLKRVDDGSLTLQSGQAEPAAMKSGGTLIVSIVGDGTQKIERTLDYGVNVNISNLQVSNDGTITMKVNASVKGFASQPTDPTLLNLTNNEAATVLSFKSGSTVLLGGLLSTSRNETTQGVPILSSIPLIGGLFKSTTVEDKETQLMLVITANTIE
- a CDS encoding type 4a pilus biogenesis protein PilO, with amino-acid sequence MKLKQRDIALISFAATLLVILLWYFMMYQPKGDEIASKQLEKDSLQTQLDRARAAAARLPQLRLEVAQLEEEKQAFLQQLPETLQFGNFLQDLRQIVVDSGSTLTRISPVQGTQGNLPNGVVPMNVTMTLDTTFPGLLSVVSAIQSLQRFSTINSINLSVDQPSTTTNSNPSIDATLVITVYTFDVNKALQQNTPPPADGNAAPQGGNAS